A genomic segment from Amphiprion ocellaris isolate individual 3 ecotype Okinawa chromosome 17, ASM2253959v1, whole genome shotgun sequence encodes:
- the erbin gene encoding erbin isoform X2 — MSKRSLFVRLVPCRCLRGEEETVTSLDYSHCSLETVPKEIFSFEKTLQELYLDANQIEELPKQLFNCQLLNRLSMPDNDLTVLPAAIANLINLRELDVSKNSIQEFPENIKNCKVLAIVEASVNPISKLPEGFTQLLSLTQLYLNDAFLEFLPASFGRLTKLQILELRENQLKMLPKSMQKLTQLERLDLGSNEFTEVPEVLEQLTGIKELWMDGNRLTFLPGMLGTLKELVYLDVSKNNLEMVDEQICGCESLQDLLLSNNALTQLPGSIGSLKKLTALKVDENQLMYLPDSIGGLTSIDELDCSFNEIEALPSSVGQCTSIRTFAADHNFLTQLPPEMGNWKNATVLFLHSNKLESLPEEMGDMQRLKVINLSNNKLKNLPYSFTKLNEMTAMWLSENQSKPLIPLQKEEDPETHKTVLTNYMFPQQTRTEDYIPNSDSESFNPALWEEQRKHRAQVAFECDEDKDERETPPREGNLKRYPTPYPDELKNMVKTAQSVAHRLKEDELSDETGKDAKPIERNHIGVQDVGVKVIEAPCPNGMASDMEPQVSTNTCVQNPSALESKDTSESYSSQKIPLKSSEGSMMNHEDTLEDSEELSDEEEEMKIAEMRPPLIEISINQPKVVTLNDGKDADSLLDDTVANSNQNNSNCSSPSRMSDSVSLTTDSSQDNSLCTPEREAKMPFLPKTRQEDENMNQPKDTTPLLHNGNGSETSLQALLKTQQTPPEKMGDYDLSMEARLAFIEKGINNGMGDAYTKWDQINMNVTKLPTDNMVQLDGLDKTKNGSVAQEDLDSKQGYGNDNVDHLQNGNQQASDCINSLGIKSQAMSMETSAIHVASTGVTASSDMSLSRSTEELSPEKRCHPPQVMKSHSISNIETGGMKLYSFDGDDDSYDTAAMTRMAGAGPGPGTQGQSIVRSKSASQLLNDQTLMVYPSSSASSSDLLSSSKPPASTSRYPVSSSMAMGIPPPQYNVQYTSSAMPKDGLWTQRTAMPPEHQGYLPPPPHSLANTNFSNRNQAPPYPLQPQQRGPSMAPKPSGDMWAKERLHTTGGQHRSSTLQRQSSTASTASMGDPRRIQVPDGEYMTYRDIHTLARGPLAMSQAMQRPLSARTYSIDVPGVSRPVSGRPQPHELPERTMSVSDFNYQHSSPSKRPNTRVKSEHSLLDGPGQVPGGVGAGRVPTDWRDQVMRHIEAKKMEKNALSRSYNSNTTPLSWSHYGSCRDMHASQGSLVFSAREGQPYGALGFCDDAFAPQGLQSYTLDPHRKVPLMNGQMGPSVRPQMSQASMARHPSREQLIDYLMLKVSQQPPGPPRVPHDSLQQEIRVKVEKNPELGFSISGGVGGRGNPFRPDDNGIFVTRVQPEGPASKILQPGDKIIQANGYSFVNIDHGNAVSLLKTFPNTVDLTIIREMQA; from the exons gtaTCCAGGAGTTTCCAGAAAACATTAAGAATTGCAAAGTCCTAGCTATTGTAGAAGCCAGTGTGAATCCCATATCCAA GCTCCCAGAAGGCTTCACTCAGCTGCTTAGTCTGACGCAGCTCTACCTGAACGATGCCTTCCTAGAGTTCCTTCCAGCCAGCTTTGGCAG GTTGACCAAACTACAGATCTTGGAGTTGAGGGAGAACCAGTTAAAGATGTTGCCAAA AAGCATGCAGAAGCTCACACAGCTGGAGAGGTTGGACCTGGGGAGTAATGAGTTCACTGAAGTG CCTGAGGTGTTGGAGCAGCTGACTGGAATCAAGGAACTGTGGATGGACGGAAACAGACTGACATTTTTACCTGGG ATGCTGGGGACGCTAAAAGAACTGGTATATCTAGATGTGTCGAAGAACAACTTGGAGATGGTGGATGAACAAATCTGCGGCTGTGAGAGTCTACAGGACCTGCTGCTGTCCAACAACGCCCTCACACAGCTTCCTGGCTCCATTG gCTCCCTGAAGAAACTGACTGCACTCAAAGTGGATGAAAACCAGCTGATGTACTTACCAGACTCCATTGGAGG GCTGACATCAATAGATGAGCTGGACTGCAGTTTCAATGAGATTGAAGCCTTGCCCTCCTCCGTTGGCCAGTGTACCAGCATTCGCACATTTGCTGCAGATCACAACTTCCTGACCCAGCTTCCCCCTGAG ATGGGCAACTGGAAGAATGCAACTGTGCTGTTTCTACATTCCAACAAGCTGGAGTCTTTGCCTGAAGAGATGGGAGACATGCAAAGGCTAAAAGTCATCAATCTAAGCAATAACAA GTTGAAGAATCTTCCCTACAGTTTCACTAAACTGAATGAGATGACTGCAATGTGGCTTTCTGAAAATCAA TCAAAGCCCCTGATCCCGCTCCAGAAAGAGGAGGACCCAGAGACTCACAAAACCGTGCTAACCAACTACATGTTCCCTCAGCAAACCAGGACAGAGGACT acatTCCTAACTCTGACTCTGAGAGCTTCAATCCGGCACTCTGGGAGGAACAACGCAAGCACCGAGCTCAGGTGGCCTTTGAGTGTGACGAGGACAAAGATGAGAGAGAAACACCCCCGAGG GAGGGAAACCTGAAGCGCTACCCCACACCATACCCAGATGAGCTGAAGAACATGGTAAAGACAGCCCAGTCAGTGGCTCACAGGCTGAAGGAAGATGAATTGAGTGACGAAACGgggaaagatgcaaaaccaatTGAGAGAAACCACATTGGAGTGCAGGACGTGGGAGTTAAG GTGATAGAGGCCCCCTGTCCCAATGGTATGGCATCAGACATGGAGCCACAAGTATCTACTAATACTTGTGTCCAAAATCCCTCTGCACTTGAATCAAAAGACACTTCTGAGTCTTACAGCTCTCAGAAAATCCCACTCAAATCTTCAGAGGGCTCTATGATGAACCATGAGGACACACTAGAG GATTCTGAGGAGCtatcagatgaagaagaggagatgAAAATTGCAGAGATGAGACCCCCTCTTATTGAGATTTCCATCAACCAGCCTAAAGTAGTGACTTTAA ATGATGGGAAAGACGCAGACTCTTTGCTGGATGACACAGTGGCCAACAGCAACCAGAACAACAGTAACTGTTCATCACCATCACGCATGTCGGACTCTGTGTCTCTGACCACAGACAGCAGTCAGGACAATTCTCTGTGCACACCTGAGAGAGAGGCAAAGATGCCTTTCCTACCAAAAACCCG gCAAGAGGATGAGAATATGAACCAGCCTAAAGACACCACCCCGCTCCTCCATAATGGTAATGGCTCTGAAACGTCCCTTCAGGCTCTTTTGAAAACTCAGCAGACACCGCCAGAGAAAATGGGAGACTATGACCTGTCCATGGAAGCCAGACTGGCTTTCATTGAGAAGGGAATAAACAATGGCATGGGAGACGCTTACACAAAGTGGGACCAGATCAACATGAATGTGACCAAGCTGCCAACTGACAACATGGTTCAGCTGGATGGGTTGGACAAAACCAAGAATGGTTCAGTAGCCCAGGAGGACTTGGACAGCAAGCAGGGTTATGGCAATGACAATGTGGATCATTTACAGAATGGAAATCAACAGGCCAGTGACTGCATCAATAGTCTGGGAATCAAAAGCCAGGCGATGAGCATGGAGACATCTGCTATACATGTGGCCTCGACAGGCGTGACAGCCAGCAGTGACATGTCTCTGTCTCGTAGCACAGAGGAACTGTCTCCAGAGAAAAGGTGCCATCCCCCACAGGTGATGAAGTCTCACAGCATCAGCAACATAGAAACAGGGGGTATGAAGCTGTACTCCTTCGATGGGGATGATGACTCCTATGACACAGCAGCAATGACTAGAATGGCAGGGGCTGGTCCAGGGCCAGGAACTCAGGGCCAGAGCATCGTCAGGAGCAAGTCAGCCAGTCAACTACTCAATGACCAGACTCTCATGGTTTATCCCAGCTCCTCTGCATCTTCTTCAGACCTTCTCTCTTCTTCTAAGCCACCTGCCAGCACCAGCAGATATCCAGTCTCCTCCAGCATGGCCATGGGAATCCCTCCTCCCCAGTACAACGTACAATACACAAGCAGTGCCATGCCTAAAGACGGCCTCTGGACCCAGAGGACGGCCATGCCTCCAGAGCACCAAGGctacctccctcctcctccacactcACTAGCCAACACCAATTTCTCAAACCGTAATCAAGCACCTCCCTACCCTCTGCAGCCACAGCAGAGGGGGCCTTCCATGGCTCCCAAACCTTCAGGGGATATGTGGGCGAAGGAGAGACTTCACACTACTGGTGGCCAGCATCGAAGCAGCACTCTGCAGAGGCAAAGCAGCACCGCCTCCACAGCATCCATGGGTGACCCGAGACGCATACAGGTGCCCGACGGGGAATACATGACATACAGGGACATTCACACCCTCGCCAGGGGGCCACTGGCAATGAGCCAGGCCATGCAGAGGCCCCTGTCCGCTCGCACTTACAGCATTGACGTCCCTGGAGTCTCCAGGCCTGTGAGTGGCAGGCCACAGCCACACGAGCTTCCAGAAAGGACCATGTCTGTCAGTGACTTCAATTACCAGCACAGCAGCCCCAGCAAGAGGCCCAACACCAGGGTGAAGTCTGAGCACTCGCTCCTGGACGGGCCGGGACAGGTGCcaggaggagtgggagcaggaAGGGTGCCAACAGACTGGAGAGACCAGGTGATGCGGCACATCGAGGCCAAGAAAATGGAAAAG AATGCACTGTCTCGCTCCTATAATTCCAATACCACTCCACTGAGCTGGTCTCACTACGGCAGCTGTAGGGATATGCATGCCAGCCAAGGGTCCCTGGTCTTTAGTGCCAGGGAGGGACAGCCCTACGGAGCTCTGGGCTTCTGT GATGATGCTTTTGCTCCCCAAGGACTGCAAAGCTACACTCTGGACCCCCACAGAAAA GTGCCTTTGATGAATGGTCAGATGGGCCCGTCTGTTCGTCCTCAGATGAGCCAGGCATCCATGGCCCGTCACCCGTCTAGAGAGCAGCTCATTGATTACCTGATGCTCAAAGTCTCCCAGCAGCCCCCGGGGCCTCCACGCGTTCCACACGACAGTCTGCAGCAGGAG ATCCGTGTGAAAGTGGAGAAGAATCCAGAGCTGGGTTTCAGTATATCAGGAGGAGTGGGAGGCCGGGGAAATCCCTTTCGACCCGATGATAAT GGTATATTTGTGACAAGGGTTCAACCTGAAGGACCAGCATCCAAGATTCTTCAGCCTGGGGATAAAATTATCCAG gCGAATGGATACAGCTTTGTGAATATCGATCATGGGAATGCAGTGTCCCTCCTGAAGACATTTCCAAACACTGTGGATTTGACTATCATAAGAGAAATGCAAGCGTAG
- the erbin gene encoding erbin isoform X1: MSKRSLFVRLVPCRCLRGEEETVTSLDYSHCSLETVPKEIFSFEKTLQELYLDANQIEELPKQLFNCQLLNRLSMPDNDLTVLPAAIANLINLRELDVSKNSIQEFPENIKNCKVLAIVEASVNPISKLPEGFTQLLSLTQLYLNDAFLEFLPASFGRLTKLQILELRENQLKMLPKSMQKLTQLERLDLGSNEFTEVPEVLEQLTGIKELWMDGNRLTFLPGMLGTLKELVYLDVSKNNLEMVDEQICGCESLQDLLLSNNALTQLPGSIGSLKKLTALKVDENQLMYLPDSIGGLTSIDELDCSFNEIEALPSSVGQCTSIRTFAADHNFLTQLPPEMGNWKNATVLFLHSNKLESLPEEMGDMQRLKVINLSNNKLKNLPYSFTKLNEMTAMWLSENQSKPLIPLQKEEDPETHKTVLTNYMFPQQTRTEDYIPNSDSESFNPALWEEQRKHRAQVAFECDEDKDERETPPREGNLKRYPTPYPDELKNMVKTAQSVAHRLKEDELSDETGKDAKPIERNHIGVQDVGVKVIEAPCPNGMASDMEPQVSTNTCVQNPSALESKDTSESYSSQKIPLKSSEGSMMNHEDTLEDSEELSDEEEEMKIAEMRPPLIEISINQPKVVTLSKDKKDDGKDADSLLDDTVANSNQNNSNCSSPSRMSDSVSLTTDSSQDNSLCTPEREAKMPFLPKTRQEDENMNQPKDTTPLLHNGNGSETSLQALLKTQQTPPEKMGDYDLSMEARLAFIEKGINNGMGDAYTKWDQINMNVTKLPTDNMVQLDGLDKTKNGSVAQEDLDSKQGYGNDNVDHLQNGNQQASDCINSLGIKSQAMSMETSAIHVASTGVTASSDMSLSRSTEELSPEKRCHPPQVMKSHSISNIETGGMKLYSFDGDDDSYDTAAMTRMAGAGPGPGTQGQSIVRSKSASQLLNDQTLMVYPSSSASSSDLLSSSKPPASTSRYPVSSSMAMGIPPPQYNVQYTSSAMPKDGLWTQRTAMPPEHQGYLPPPPHSLANTNFSNRNQAPPYPLQPQQRGPSMAPKPSGDMWAKERLHTTGGQHRSSTLQRQSSTASTASMGDPRRIQVPDGEYMTYRDIHTLARGPLAMSQAMQRPLSARTYSIDVPGVSRPVSGRPQPHELPERTMSVSDFNYQHSSPSKRPNTRVKSEHSLLDGPGQVPGGVGAGRVPTDWRDQVMRHIEAKKMEKNALSRSYNSNTTPLSWSHYGSCRDMHASQGSLVFSAREGQPYGALGFCDDAFAPQGLQSYTLDPHRKVPLMNGQMGPSVRPQMSQASMARHPSREQLIDYLMLKVSQQPPGPPRVPHDSLQQEIRVKVEKNPELGFSISGGVGGRGNPFRPDDNGIFVTRVQPEGPASKILQPGDKIIQANGYSFVNIDHGNAVSLLKTFPNTVDLTIIREMQA, from the exons gtaTCCAGGAGTTTCCAGAAAACATTAAGAATTGCAAAGTCCTAGCTATTGTAGAAGCCAGTGTGAATCCCATATCCAA GCTCCCAGAAGGCTTCACTCAGCTGCTTAGTCTGACGCAGCTCTACCTGAACGATGCCTTCCTAGAGTTCCTTCCAGCCAGCTTTGGCAG GTTGACCAAACTACAGATCTTGGAGTTGAGGGAGAACCAGTTAAAGATGTTGCCAAA AAGCATGCAGAAGCTCACACAGCTGGAGAGGTTGGACCTGGGGAGTAATGAGTTCACTGAAGTG CCTGAGGTGTTGGAGCAGCTGACTGGAATCAAGGAACTGTGGATGGACGGAAACAGACTGACATTTTTACCTGGG ATGCTGGGGACGCTAAAAGAACTGGTATATCTAGATGTGTCGAAGAACAACTTGGAGATGGTGGATGAACAAATCTGCGGCTGTGAGAGTCTACAGGACCTGCTGCTGTCCAACAACGCCCTCACACAGCTTCCTGGCTCCATTG gCTCCCTGAAGAAACTGACTGCACTCAAAGTGGATGAAAACCAGCTGATGTACTTACCAGACTCCATTGGAGG GCTGACATCAATAGATGAGCTGGACTGCAGTTTCAATGAGATTGAAGCCTTGCCCTCCTCCGTTGGCCAGTGTACCAGCATTCGCACATTTGCTGCAGATCACAACTTCCTGACCCAGCTTCCCCCTGAG ATGGGCAACTGGAAGAATGCAACTGTGCTGTTTCTACATTCCAACAAGCTGGAGTCTTTGCCTGAAGAGATGGGAGACATGCAAAGGCTAAAAGTCATCAATCTAAGCAATAACAA GTTGAAGAATCTTCCCTACAGTTTCACTAAACTGAATGAGATGACTGCAATGTGGCTTTCTGAAAATCAA TCAAAGCCCCTGATCCCGCTCCAGAAAGAGGAGGACCCAGAGACTCACAAAACCGTGCTAACCAACTACATGTTCCCTCAGCAAACCAGGACAGAGGACT acatTCCTAACTCTGACTCTGAGAGCTTCAATCCGGCACTCTGGGAGGAACAACGCAAGCACCGAGCTCAGGTGGCCTTTGAGTGTGACGAGGACAAAGATGAGAGAGAAACACCCCCGAGG GAGGGAAACCTGAAGCGCTACCCCACACCATACCCAGATGAGCTGAAGAACATGGTAAAGACAGCCCAGTCAGTGGCTCACAGGCTGAAGGAAGATGAATTGAGTGACGAAACGgggaaagatgcaaaaccaatTGAGAGAAACCACATTGGAGTGCAGGACGTGGGAGTTAAG GTGATAGAGGCCCCCTGTCCCAATGGTATGGCATCAGACATGGAGCCACAAGTATCTACTAATACTTGTGTCCAAAATCCCTCTGCACTTGAATCAAAAGACACTTCTGAGTCTTACAGCTCTCAGAAAATCCCACTCAAATCTTCAGAGGGCTCTATGATGAACCATGAGGACACACTAGAG GATTCTGAGGAGCtatcagatgaagaagaggagatgAAAATTGCAGAGATGAGACCCCCTCTTATTGAGATTTCCATCAACCAGCCTAAAGTAGTGACTTTAAGTAAGGACAAAAAAG ATGATGGGAAAGACGCAGACTCTTTGCTGGATGACACAGTGGCCAACAGCAACCAGAACAACAGTAACTGTTCATCACCATCACGCATGTCGGACTCTGTGTCTCTGACCACAGACAGCAGTCAGGACAATTCTCTGTGCACACCTGAGAGAGAGGCAAAGATGCCTTTCCTACCAAAAACCCG gCAAGAGGATGAGAATATGAACCAGCCTAAAGACACCACCCCGCTCCTCCATAATGGTAATGGCTCTGAAACGTCCCTTCAGGCTCTTTTGAAAACTCAGCAGACACCGCCAGAGAAAATGGGAGACTATGACCTGTCCATGGAAGCCAGACTGGCTTTCATTGAGAAGGGAATAAACAATGGCATGGGAGACGCTTACACAAAGTGGGACCAGATCAACATGAATGTGACCAAGCTGCCAACTGACAACATGGTTCAGCTGGATGGGTTGGACAAAACCAAGAATGGTTCAGTAGCCCAGGAGGACTTGGACAGCAAGCAGGGTTATGGCAATGACAATGTGGATCATTTACAGAATGGAAATCAACAGGCCAGTGACTGCATCAATAGTCTGGGAATCAAAAGCCAGGCGATGAGCATGGAGACATCTGCTATACATGTGGCCTCGACAGGCGTGACAGCCAGCAGTGACATGTCTCTGTCTCGTAGCACAGAGGAACTGTCTCCAGAGAAAAGGTGCCATCCCCCACAGGTGATGAAGTCTCACAGCATCAGCAACATAGAAACAGGGGGTATGAAGCTGTACTCCTTCGATGGGGATGATGACTCCTATGACACAGCAGCAATGACTAGAATGGCAGGGGCTGGTCCAGGGCCAGGAACTCAGGGCCAGAGCATCGTCAGGAGCAAGTCAGCCAGTCAACTACTCAATGACCAGACTCTCATGGTTTATCCCAGCTCCTCTGCATCTTCTTCAGACCTTCTCTCTTCTTCTAAGCCACCTGCCAGCACCAGCAGATATCCAGTCTCCTCCAGCATGGCCATGGGAATCCCTCCTCCCCAGTACAACGTACAATACACAAGCAGTGCCATGCCTAAAGACGGCCTCTGGACCCAGAGGACGGCCATGCCTCCAGAGCACCAAGGctacctccctcctcctccacactcACTAGCCAACACCAATTTCTCAAACCGTAATCAAGCACCTCCCTACCCTCTGCAGCCACAGCAGAGGGGGCCTTCCATGGCTCCCAAACCTTCAGGGGATATGTGGGCGAAGGAGAGACTTCACACTACTGGTGGCCAGCATCGAAGCAGCACTCTGCAGAGGCAAAGCAGCACCGCCTCCACAGCATCCATGGGTGACCCGAGACGCATACAGGTGCCCGACGGGGAATACATGACATACAGGGACATTCACACCCTCGCCAGGGGGCCACTGGCAATGAGCCAGGCCATGCAGAGGCCCCTGTCCGCTCGCACTTACAGCATTGACGTCCCTGGAGTCTCCAGGCCTGTGAGTGGCAGGCCACAGCCACACGAGCTTCCAGAAAGGACCATGTCTGTCAGTGACTTCAATTACCAGCACAGCAGCCCCAGCAAGAGGCCCAACACCAGGGTGAAGTCTGAGCACTCGCTCCTGGACGGGCCGGGACAGGTGCcaggaggagtgggagcaggaAGGGTGCCAACAGACTGGAGAGACCAGGTGATGCGGCACATCGAGGCCAAGAAAATGGAAAAG AATGCACTGTCTCGCTCCTATAATTCCAATACCACTCCACTGAGCTGGTCTCACTACGGCAGCTGTAGGGATATGCATGCCAGCCAAGGGTCCCTGGTCTTTAGTGCCAGGGAGGGACAGCCCTACGGAGCTCTGGGCTTCTGT GATGATGCTTTTGCTCCCCAAGGACTGCAAAGCTACACTCTGGACCCCCACAGAAAA GTGCCTTTGATGAATGGTCAGATGGGCCCGTCTGTTCGTCCTCAGATGAGCCAGGCATCCATGGCCCGTCACCCGTCTAGAGAGCAGCTCATTGATTACCTGATGCTCAAAGTCTCCCAGCAGCCCCCGGGGCCTCCACGCGTTCCACACGACAGTCTGCAGCAGGAG ATCCGTGTGAAAGTGGAGAAGAATCCAGAGCTGGGTTTCAGTATATCAGGAGGAGTGGGAGGCCGGGGAAATCCCTTTCGACCCGATGATAAT GGTATATTTGTGACAAGGGTTCAACCTGAAGGACCAGCATCCAAGATTCTTCAGCCTGGGGATAAAATTATCCAG gCGAATGGATACAGCTTTGTGAATATCGATCATGGGAATGCAGTGTCCCTCCTGAAGACATTTCCAAACACTGTGGATTTGACTATCATAAGAGAAATGCAAGCGTAG